From a region of the Streptomyces caniferus genome:
- a CDS encoding kelch motif-containing protein, producing the protein MKYRPSRRTRRVTIAAAVVLALAAMNGPALYGFASEQYHQYEINKPEYKAANGHWDVVNVPDKYRINTIHAALLHTGKVLLVAGSGNNAANFRAKSFRTVLWDPEKNTFTNIPTPKDLFCSGHTQLPDGKLLVAGGTQRYEKLNGDVKKAGGLMIVYNENPDAPKTFPAGTLFTGKKNGKTFASKDPVVVPRAKKVTDRRTGKVTVVHSEARVYVEALKDGPSHSTGAQDNYRIHGLTGADAHNFYGIAQKLSFDKKDFQGIKDSFEFDPVAERYMPVDPMNEARWYPTLTTLQDGKVLSVSGLDEIGQVVPGKQEIYDPKTKKWHYLPKRRFFPTYPALFLTDQGRIFYTGSNAGYGPDNIGRTPGIWDLKSNKFQVVPGMSDPKILETSMSVLLPPAQEQRYMVLGGGGVGEDPKSTDKTRIVDLHAPSPRFKDGPPLYAKARYPSSVIMPDDTVLTTNGSGDYRGRSDSNILKAELYDPATNSARQVADPLVGRNYHSGALLLPDGRVMTFGSDSLYADKDNTKPGVFQQQIDLYTPPYLYRKSRPELTDKGPRTLSLGSSATYGSSHASGIKKMRLMRPGSFTHVTNVEQRSIALDFTVTKGGDGVTVTLPKDPSLVPPGWYMLNAVDGKGTPSKAVWVKVAAGRG; encoded by the coding sequence ATGAAGTACCGTCCGAGCCGTCGCACCCGCAGAGTGACGATAGCGGCGGCCGTGGTGCTCGCGCTGGCCGCGATGAACGGGCCGGCCCTCTACGGCTTCGCTTCGGAGCAGTACCACCAGTACGAGATCAACAAGCCCGAGTACAAGGCGGCGAACGGCCACTGGGACGTCGTCAACGTGCCGGACAAGTACCGCATCAACACCATCCACGCGGCCCTGCTGCACACCGGGAAGGTGCTGCTGGTCGCGGGCTCGGGCAACAACGCGGCGAACTTCAGGGCCAAGTCGTTCCGTACGGTCCTGTGGGATCCGGAGAAGAACACCTTCACGAACATCCCCACGCCCAAGGACCTCTTCTGCTCCGGGCACACCCAGCTCCCGGACGGCAAGCTGCTGGTGGCCGGCGGCACCCAGCGCTACGAGAAGCTCAACGGCGATGTGAAGAAGGCCGGCGGCCTCATGATCGTCTACAACGAGAATCCGGACGCCCCGAAGACGTTCCCGGCCGGCACCCTGTTCACCGGCAAGAAGAACGGCAAGACCTTCGCCTCCAAGGACCCGGTCGTGGTGCCGCGGGCGAAGAAGGTCACCGACCGGAGGACCGGCAAGGTCACCGTGGTGCACAGTGAGGCCCGGGTCTACGTCGAGGCCCTCAAGGACGGCCCCTCCCACTCCACGGGCGCCCAGGACAACTACCGGATCCACGGCCTGACCGGCGCGGACGCCCATAACTTCTACGGCATCGCGCAGAAGCTGTCCTTCGACAAGAAGGACTTCCAGGGGATCAAGGACTCCTTCGAGTTCGACCCGGTGGCCGAGCGCTACATGCCCGTGGACCCGATGAACGAGGCGCGCTGGTACCCGACGCTCACCACCCTGCAGGACGGCAAGGTCCTCTCCGTCTCCGGGCTGGACGAGATCGGGCAGGTCGTCCCCGGCAAGCAGGAGATCTACGACCCGAAGACGAAGAAGTGGCACTACCTGCCCAAGCGGCGCTTCTTCCCGACCTACCCGGCGCTCTTCCTCACCGACCAGGGCCGGATCTTCTACACCGGCTCCAACGCCGGCTACGGCCCGGACAACATCGGCCGCACCCCCGGTATCTGGGACCTGAAGTCCAACAAGTTCCAGGTCGTGCCCGGGATGAGCGACCCGAAGATCCTGGAGACATCGATGTCGGTGCTGCTGCCGCCGGCCCAGGAGCAGCGGTACATGGTGCTGGGCGGGGGCGGCGTCGGCGAGGACCCCAAGTCCACGGACAAGACCCGCATCGTGGATCTGCACGCCCCGTCGCCGCGCTTCAAGGACGGGCCCCCGCTGTATGCGAAGGCCCGCTACCCGAGCAGCGTGATCATGCCGGACGACACCGTGCTGACCACGAACGGCTCCGGTGACTACCGCGGCCGCAGCGACTCCAACATCCTCAAGGCGGAGCTGTACGACCCGGCGACCAACTCCGCCCGCCAGGTGGCCGACCCGCTGGTGGGCCGCAACTACCACTCCGGTGCGCTGCTGCTGCCCGACGGCCGGGTGATGACCTTCGGCTCGGACTCCCTCTACGCCGACAAGGACAACACCAAGCCGGGCGTCTTCCAGCAGCAGATCGACCTCTACACCCCGCCGTACCTCTACCGGAAGTCGCGCCCCGAGCTGACGGACAAGGGCCCCCGGACGCTCTCCCTCGGCAGCAGCGCGACGTACGGCTCCTCGCACGCTTCCGGCATCAAGAAGATGCGGCTGATGCGCCCCGGCTCGTTCACCCATGTCACCAACGTCGAACAGCGCTCGATCGCGCTGGACTTCACGGTGACGAAGGGCGGGGACGGGGTGACGGTCACCCTGCCCAAGGACCCGTCGCTGGTGCCGCCCGGCTGGTACATGCTGAACGCGGTGGACGGGAAGGGGACACCGTCCAAGGCGGTGTGGGTGAAGGTCGCGGCGGGGCGTGGGTAG